From the genome of Streptomyces sp. NBC_01341, one region includes:
- the htpG gene encoding molecular chaperone HtpG, which translates to MPAETFEFQVEARQLLQMMIHSIYSNKDVFLRELISNSSDALDKLRLETLRDDTLRADSSDLHIAIEADAENRTLTVRDNGIGMSHDEVVQLIGTIANSGTAKFLQELKEAKDATASEELIGQFGVGFYSSFMVADEVTLLTRRAGEETGTRWQSGGEGTYTVEPVDDAPQGTSVTLRLKPEDTEDKLFDYTSPWKLREIVKRYSDFITWPIRMAAVSGEEDAEPATETVNSMKALWARSKDSVTDEEYSELYKHISHDWTDPLETIRMQAEGTFEYQALLFLPSHAPQDLFMQDHKRGVQLYVKRVFIMDDCEALMPTYLRFVKGVVDAQDLSLNVSREILQQDRQIEMMRRRLVKKVLSTVKDMRSKTPEKYTTFWKEFGRVLKEGLFQDFENRDAILEIASFSSTRDEEEPTTLRSYVERMKEGQEQIFYMTGESRSAMESSPHMEAFRAKGFEVLLLTDPVDEVWVQSVPEFDGKQLQSIAKGEVDLDSDEEKKEIEAEREQRQQEYAGLLTWMTEQLGDTLKEVRLSSRLTVSPACIVSDTHDATPALENMYRAMGQEVPRAKRILELNPSHGLISGLKKAHDARGEDPDASAELAETAELVHGLALLSDGGELSDPSRFSRLMADRLERTL; encoded by the coding sequence ATGCCGGCCGAGACTTTCGAGTTCCAGGTAGAAGCGCGTCAGCTCCTGCAGATGATGATCCATTCGATCTACTCGAACAAGGACGTTTTCCTCCGCGAGCTCATTTCCAACTCTTCGGACGCGCTGGACAAGCTGCGACTGGAAACCCTCCGCGACGACACACTCCGGGCCGACTCGTCCGACCTCCACATCGCCATCGAGGCGGATGCGGAGAATCGCACGCTGACTGTGCGCGACAACGGAATCGGAATGTCGCACGACGAGGTCGTGCAGCTGATCGGGACGATCGCGAATTCCGGTACGGCCAAATTCCTCCAGGAACTCAAGGAGGCCAAGGACGCCACCGCGTCCGAGGAGCTCATCGGCCAGTTCGGTGTGGGGTTCTATTCGAGCTTCATGGTTGCCGACGAGGTCACTCTGCTGACTCGGCGCGCGGGTGAGGAGACCGGCACCCGCTGGCAGTCCGGTGGTGAGGGCACGTATACCGTCGAGCCCGTGGACGACGCCCCGCAGGGCACTTCGGTCACGCTGCGGCTCAAGCCGGAGGACACCGAGGACAAGCTCTTCGACTACACCTCTCCCTGGAAGCTCAGGGAGATCGTCAAGCGCTACTCGGACTTCATCACCTGGCCCATCCGCATGGCGGCGGTGTCGGGTGAGGAGGACGCCGAGCCCGCGACGGAGACGGTCAACTCGATGAAGGCCCTGTGGGCCCGGTCGAAGGACTCCGTGACGGACGAGGAGTACAGCGAGCTCTACAAGCACATCAGCCACGACTGGACCGATCCCCTCGAGACCATCCGCATGCAGGCGGAGGGGACCTTCGAGTACCAGGCCCTGCTCTTCCTCCCGTCCCACGCACCGCAGGACCTGTTCATGCAGGACCACAAGCGGGGTGTGCAGCTCTATGTGAAGCGCGTATTCATCATGGACGACTGCGAAGCCCTCATGCCGACGTATCTGCGGTTCGTGAAGGGCGTAGTCGACGCGCAGGACCTTTCCCTCAATGTCTCGCGCGAAATCCTGCAGCAGGACCGCCAGATCGAAATGATGCGGCGTCGGCTCGTCAAGAAGGTGCTCTCGACCGTCAAGGACATGCGGTCCAAGACGCCTGAGAAGTACACGACGTTCTGGAAGGAATTCGGCCGGGTCCTCAAGGAAGGCCTCTTCCAGGACTTCGAGAACCGGGACGCGATCCTGGAGATCGCCTCCTTCTCCTCGACCCGGGACGAGGAGGAGCCGACCACCCTGCGCTCGTACGTGGAGCGGATGAAGGAGGGGCAGGAGCAGATCTTCTACATGACGGGCGAGTCGCGCTCCGCCATGGAGAGCTCGCCCCACATGGAGGCGTTCCGTGCCAAGGGCTTCGAGGTCCTCCTGCTGACCGACCCGGTCGACGAGGTCTGGGTCCAGTCCGTGCCGGAGTTCGACGGCAAGCAGTTGCAGTCCATCGCCAAGGGCGAAGTCGACCTGGACAGCGACGAGGAGAAGAAGGAGATCGAGGCCGAGCGCGAGCAGCGGCAGCAGGAGTACGCCGGACTCCTCACCTGGATGACGGAGCAGCTGGGCGACACCCTGAAGGAGGTACGCCTCTCCTCACGGCTCACTGTCTCCCCGGCCTGCATCGTCTCGGACACGCACGACGCCACCCCGGCCCTGGAGAACATGTACCGCGCCATGGGCCAGGAAGTGCCGCGCGCCAAGCGGATCCTGGAGCTCAACCCGTCCCACGGACTGATCAGCGGGCTGAAGAAGGCTCACGACGCGAGGGGCGAGGACCCGGACGCCTCCGCAGAGCTGGCCGAGACGGCCGAACTCGTCCACGGGCTGGCGCTCCTCTCGGACGGTGGCGAGCTGAGCGATCCCTCCCGCTTCAGCAGGCTGATGGCGGACCGGCTGGAGCGCACGCTGTAG
- a CDS encoding YbaB/EbfC family nucleoid-associated protein produces MIPGGGQPNMQQLLQQAQKMQQELAAAQEELARTEVEGQAGGGLVKATVTGSGELRALVIDPGAVDPEDTETLADLVVAAVQAANENAQQLQQQKLGPLAQGLGGGSMPGLPF; encoded by the coding sequence CAGCTGCTCCAGCAGGCCCAGAAGATGCAGCAGGAACTCGCCGCGGCCCAGGAGGAGCTCGCGAGGACCGAGGTCGAGGGCCAGGCCGGGGGCGGCCTCGTGAAGGCCACCGTGACCGGGTCCGGCGAGCTCCGTGCCCTGGTCATCGACCCCGGCGCGGTGGACCCCGAGGACACCGAGACGCTGGCCGACCTGGTGGTCGCGGCGGTCCAGGCGGCCAACGAGAACGCCCAGCAGCTCCAGCAGCAGAAGCTGGGCCCGCTGGCCCAGGGCCTGGGCGGCGGCAGCATGCCGGGGCTTCCGTTCTGA
- a CDS encoding SURF1 family protein, with amino-acid sequence MYRFLLTPRWWGINLFVVLAIPFCVFMGTWQLGRFEDRVQTHEEAEERPDPGTRAAKPLDELLPVSTETSGRPAVATGTYGDQFLVPGRKLDDRGGFYVLDLLRTDSGKALPVVRGWLPGSPGSAEVPAAPSGRITVTGDLQASENSGTKGVNLTGGLPEGQLGMISAASLVNLVPYDVYDAWVTLPEAGSGGSAGSGEASDGMKPVPAAAAQGSGLDLKAFQNLGYTGEWFVFGGFVLFMWFRLVRREAEAARDVELGLAADAD; translated from the coding sequence GTGTACCGGTTCCTGCTGACCCCGCGATGGTGGGGGATCAACCTCTTCGTCGTGCTGGCCATACCGTTCTGCGTGTTCATGGGCACCTGGCAGCTCGGCCGCTTCGAGGACCGCGTCCAGACCCATGAGGAGGCCGAGGAACGCCCGGATCCCGGTACCCGCGCCGCGAAACCGCTCGACGAACTGCTGCCGGTGAGTACGGAGACCTCCGGGCGCCCGGCCGTGGCGACGGGGACGTACGGGGACCAGTTCCTCGTGCCCGGGCGCAAGCTGGACGACCGCGGCGGCTTCTACGTCCTGGATCTGCTGCGCACCGACAGCGGCAAGGCGCTGCCGGTCGTCCGGGGCTGGCTGCCGGGGTCGCCGGGCAGCGCCGAGGTCCCGGCGGCGCCGTCCGGGCGGATCACCGTGACCGGCGATCTGCAGGCATCCGAGAACAGCGGCACCAAGGGTGTGAACCTCACGGGTGGGCTGCCCGAGGGGCAGCTCGGCATGATCAGCGCCGCGTCCCTGGTGAACCTCGTCCCGTACGACGTGTACGACGCCTGGGTCACCTTGCCGGAAGCCGGTTCGGGTGGCTCGGCCGGGTCGGGTGAGGCGAGTGACGGCATGAAGCCGGTACCCGCCGCGGCCGCGCAGGGCAGCGGGCTCGACCTGAAGGCCTTCCAGAACCTCGGCTACACCGGCGAATGGTTCGTGTTCGGGGGCTTCGTGCTCTTCATGTGGTTCCGGCTCGTGCGCCGCGAGGCCGAAGCGGCGCGGGACGTGGAGCTGGGCCTCGCGGCCGACGCCGACTGA
- a CDS encoding aspartate-semialdehyde dehydrogenase produces MTVRRPSLAVVGATGAIGGVMLQILSEHADVWGEVRLVASPRSAGTKLVVRGEETEVLALSEDVFDGVDVALFLVPDEVSARWAPVAAAKGAVVVDDSAAFRTDDEVPLVVPEINPHAARRRPRGIVASPTCTTLSLIVAVGALHAEFGLRELIVSSYQAVSSVGRDGVTALREQLELVAGTDLGTRPGDVRRAVGDGEKSPFAAPVALNVVPWAGTDAGDGWSSEELAIRDQCRKILGLPGLKVTATCVYVPVIATHSMSVHARFENEVAVDRAHEVLATAPGVVLFDSPAAGDFPTPSDVVGTDPTWVGRVRQSMDDPRAVEMFICGDNLRKGAALNVAQIAESVAGEFPRT; encoded by the coding sequence ATGACCGTACGCCGCCCATCGCTCGCGGTCGTGGGAGCGACCGGGGCGATCGGCGGCGTCATGCTCCAGATCCTCTCGGAGCACGCGGACGTCTGGGGCGAGGTCAGACTCGTCGCCTCCCCGCGCTCGGCCGGCACCAAGCTGGTCGTGCGCGGCGAGGAGACAGAGGTCCTCGCCCTCTCCGAGGACGTGTTCGACGGGGTGGACGTGGCCCTGTTCCTGGTGCCGGACGAGGTGTCCGCCCGGTGGGCGCCGGTCGCCGCCGCCAAGGGTGCCGTGGTCGTGGACGACTCGGCGGCTTTCCGGACGGACGACGAGGTGCCCCTGGTCGTGCCCGAGATCAACCCGCATGCCGCGCGGCGCAGGCCGCGCGGCATCGTCGCGTCCCCGACCTGCACGACGCTGTCGCTGATCGTCGCGGTCGGCGCGCTGCATGCCGAATTCGGGCTGCGTGAACTGATCGTCTCCTCCTACCAGGCCGTGAGCAGTGTGGGCCGGGACGGTGTCACCGCGCTGCGCGAGCAGCTCGAGCTGGTGGCGGGCACGGACCTGGGCACACGGCCCGGGGACGTGCGGCGGGCCGTGGGCGACGGGGAGAAGAGCCCCTTCGCCGCGCCGGTGGCGCTGAACGTCGTCCCGTGGGCCGGGACCGACGCCGGGGACGGCTGGTCGTCCGAGGAACTGGCCATCCGTGACCAGTGCCGCAAGATCCTGGGCCTGCCCGGGCTGAAGGTCACGGCGACGTGTGTGTACGTACCCGTCATCGCGACGCACTCCATGTCGGTGCACGCCCGCTTCGAGAACGAGGTCGCGGTGGACCGGGCGCACGAGGTCCTGGCGACCGCGCCCGGTGTCGTGCTCTTCGACAGCCCGGCGGCCGGGGACTTCCCCACGCCCTCCGATGTGGTGGGCACCGACCCGACGTGGGTGGGCCGGGTACGGCAGTCGATGGACGATCCGCGCGCCGTCGAGATGTTCATCTGTGGAGATAACCTCCGAAAAGGCGCGGCTCTGAACGTGGCCCAGATCGCCGAGTCCGTGGCCGGAGAATTTCCCCGGACCTGA
- the recR gene encoding recombination mediator RecR: MYEGVVQELIDELGRLPGVGPKSAQRIAFHILQAEPTDVRRLAHALLEVKDKVRFCEVCGNVAQQEQCGICRDARRDRSVICVVEEPKDVVAIERTREFRGRYHVLGGAISPIEGVGPDDLRIRELLARLADGSITELILATDPNLEGEATATYLARMVKPMGLRVTRLASGLPVGGDLEYADEVTLGRAFEGRRLLDV, encoded by the coding sequence TTGTACGAAGGCGTGGTTCAGGAACTCATCGACGAGCTGGGCAGGCTGCCCGGCGTCGGTCCCAAGAGCGCGCAGCGGATCGCCTTCCACATCCTGCAGGCCGAACCCACCGACGTACGCCGTCTGGCCCACGCCCTCCTCGAGGTGAAGGACAAGGTCCGCTTCTGCGAGGTCTGCGGCAACGTCGCCCAGCAGGAGCAGTGCGGCATCTGCCGCGACGCACGCCGCGACCGCTCGGTCATCTGCGTGGTGGAGGAGCCCAAGGACGTCGTGGCGATCGAGCGGACCCGTGAGTTCCGGGGCCGCTACCACGTGCTCGGCGGTGCGATCAGCCCCATCGAGGGCGTCGGCCCGGACGATCTGCGCATCAGGGAACTCCTGGCCCGGCTCGCGGACGGCTCGATCACCGAGCTGATCCTGGCGACGGACCCCAACCTCGAGGGCGAGGCCACGGCGACGTACCTCGCCCGGATGGTCAAGCCGATGGGCCTGCGGGTGACACGGCTGGCGAGCGGACTGCCGGTGGGCGGCGACCTCGAGTACGCCGACGAGGTGACGCTGGGCCGCGCCTTCGAGGGGAGGCGACTGCTCGATGTGTGA
- a CDS encoding DUF5063 domain-containing protein, giving the protein MSDATLNSVTQDPDDFAVQIADQIKTFIVAVTEVSKADEPETAVPVLLLQVSQLLLAGGRLGAYQDILPDERYEPDLGPEPDADGLRERFAELLEPIDVYSEVFDPYEPRKAPVPHRISDDLADLVTDLGHGLAHYEADRTAEAMWWWQFSYFSNWGSTASAALRALQSLIAHIRLNQPLQELDGLDTDQDPGDGDLAEEAGRVMAAEIAGPLGLRPAL; this is encoded by the coding sequence ATGTCTGACGCCACGCTGAATTCCGTCACGCAGGACCCGGACGACTTCGCCGTCCAGATCGCGGACCAGATCAAGACGTTCATCGTCGCGGTCACCGAGGTGTCCAAGGCGGACGAGCCCGAGACGGCCGTCCCGGTCCTCCTCCTGCAGGTCTCGCAGCTCCTTCTGGCGGGCGGCAGGCTCGGGGCCTACCAGGACATCCTCCCGGACGAGCGCTACGAGCCCGATCTCGGACCCGAGCCGGACGCCGACGGCCTGCGTGAGCGCTTCGCGGAGCTCCTGGAGCCCATCGACGTCTACTCCGAGGTCTTCGACCCGTACGAGCCCCGCAAGGCCCCGGTGCCGCACCGCATCTCCGACGACCTGGCCGACCTGGTCACCGACCTCGGCCACGGGCTGGCCCACTACGAGGCGGACCGCACGGCGGAGGCCATGTGGTGGTGGCAGTTCTCGTACTTCTCCAACTGGGGCTCCACCGCGTCGGCCGCCCTGCGTGCCCTCCAGTCCCTCATCGCGCACATCCGGCTCAACCAGCCGCTCCAGGAGCTCGACGGCCTGGACACCGACCAGGACCCCGGTGACGGCGACCTGGCGGAGGAGGCGGGCCGTGTGATGGCCGCGGAGATCGCCGGACCACTGGGTCTGCGGCCGGCTCTGTAG
- a CDS encoding SGNH/GDSL hydrolase family protein: MSVRTFRASVLTLAIAAAAALGIAPPASAAGADYVALGDSYSSGVGAGSYTSESGNCMRSTNAYPYLWTNANNPSSFKFVACSGATTASVASSQLSALTSSTTLVSVTAGGNDVGFADVMQTCVLQSEATCVSRVNTAVSQMQNSLPGALDSLYAGIRSRAPQAHVVVLGYPRFYKLSGSCIAGLTETERGSINNASDVLNGVLAKRAADAGFTYSSVVDEFTGHELCSGDAWIHSVSIPITNSYHPKAVGQSNGYLPAFRSVA, from the coding sequence ATGTCAGTACGAACCTTCCGGGCCTCCGTCCTCACTCTCGCGATCGCCGCCGCTGCCGCACTCGGCATCGCCCCACCCGCATCCGCCGCAGGGGCCGACTACGTAGCTCTCGGTGACTCCTACTCCTCCGGAGTGGGCGCCGGGAGCTACACCTCGGAGAGCGGCAACTGCATGCGCAGCACCAACGCGTACCCGTACCTCTGGACGAACGCCAACAACCCGTCCTCGTTCAAGTTCGTCGCCTGCTCGGGCGCGACGACGGCGTCCGTGGCGAGCAGTCAGCTGAGCGCGCTGACTTCGTCGACCACGCTCGTCAGCGTCACGGCCGGAGGCAACGACGTCGGATTCGCGGACGTCATGCAGACGTGCGTCCTGCAGAGCGAGGCCACCTGCGTGAGCCGTGTTAACACAGCGGTCTCACAGATGCAGAACTCGCTGCCGGGCGCACTCGACTCGCTCTACGCCGGGATCCGTTCACGTGCCCCCCAGGCTCACGTGGTCGTCCTCGGGTACCCGCGCTTCTACAAGCTGTCGGGCAGCTGCATCGCCGGGCTCACGGAGACCGAACGCGGGTCGATCAACAACGCGTCGGACGTGCTGAACGGGGTGCTCGCCAAGCGGGCGGCCGACGCGGGGTTCACCTACTCCAGCGTGGTGGACGAATTCACCGGACACGAACTCTGCTCGGGAGACGCCTGGATCCACAGCGTGTCCATTCCCATCACCAACTCGTACCACCCGAAGGCGGTCGGGCAGTCGAACGGCTATCTGCCGGCCTTCCGCTCCGTGGCATAG
- a CDS encoding aspartate kinase, with translation MGLVVQKYGGSSVADAEGIKRVAKRVVDAKKNGNQVVVVVSAMGDTTDELIDLAEQVSPMPAGREFDMLLTAGERISMALLAMAIKNLGHEAQSFTGSQAGVITDSVHNKARIIDVTPGRIRTSIDEGNIAIVAGFQGVSQEGKNITTLGRGGSDTTAVALAAALDAEVCEIYTDVDGVFTADPRVVKKARKIDWISFEDMLELAASGSKVLLHRCVEYARRYNIPIHVRSSFSGLRGTWVSNEPQGDQLVEHAIISGVAHDVSEAKVTVVGVPDKPGEAAAIFRAIADAEINMDMVVQNVSAASTGLTDITFTLPKADGRKAIDALERNRAGIGFESLRYDDQIAKISLVGAGMKTNPGVTAGFFEALSNVGVNIELISTSEIRISVVTRVDDVNEAVRAVHTAFGLDSSDEAVVYGGTGR, from the coding sequence GTGGGCCTTGTCGTGCAGAAGTACGGAGGTTCCTCCGTAGCCGATGCCGAAGGCATCAAGCGCGTCGCCAAGCGAGTCGTGGACGCCAAGAAGAACGGCAACCAGGTGGTTGTCGTGGTGTCCGCGATGGGCGACACGACGGACGAGCTGATCGATCTCGCCGAGCAGGTATCCCCGATGCCGGCCGGGCGTGAGTTCGACATGCTGCTGACCGCCGGGGAGCGGATCTCCATGGCCCTCCTGGCGATGGCGATCAAGAACCTGGGCCACGAGGCCCAGTCGTTCACGGGCAGCCAGGCCGGCGTCATCACCGACTCGGTCCACAACAAAGCGCGCATCATCGATGTGACGCCCGGCCGTATCCGCACCTCGATCGACGAGGGCAACATCGCCATCGTCGCCGGGTTCCAGGGGGTGAGCCAGGAGGGCAAGAACATCACGACCCTCGGCCGCGGCGGGTCCGACACGACCGCCGTCGCGCTGGCCGCCGCGCTGGACGCGGAGGTCTGTGAGATCTACACCGATGTGGACGGTGTCTTCACCGCCGACCCCCGGGTCGTGAAGAAGGCCCGCAAGATCGACTGGATCTCCTTCGAGGACATGCTGGAGCTGGCCGCGTCCGGCTCCAAGGTGCTGCTGCACCGGTGCGTCGAGTACGCCCGCCGTTACAACATTCCGATCCACGTCCGCTCGTCCTTCTCCGGACTGCGCGGCACCTGGGTCAGCAACGAGCCGCAAGGGGACCAGCTGGTGGAGCACGCGATCATCTCGGGAGTCGCCCACGACGTCTCCGAGGCCAAGGTCACCGTCGTCGGTGTGCCCGACAAGCCCGGCGAGGCCGCCGCGATCTTCCGCGCCATCGCCGACGCCGAGATCAACATGGACATGGTGGTGCAGAACGTCTCCGCCGCCTCGACCGGCCTCACGGACATCACGTTCACGCTGCCCAAGGCGGACGGACGCAAGGCCATCGACGCCCTGGAGCGCAACCGCGCCGGCATAGGGTTCGAGTCCCTGCGCTATGACGACCAGATCGCGAAGATCTCCCTCGTCGGTGCGGGCATGAAGACGAACCCCGGTGTGACCGCGGGCTTCTTCGAGGCGCTGTCGAACGTGGGCGTCAACATCGAACTGATCTCGACATCCGAGATCCGCATCTCGGTGGTCACCCGGGTCGACGACGTCAACGAGGCCGTGCGCGCCGTGCACACCGCCTTCGGTCTCGACAGCTCCGACGAGGCCGTCGTCTACGGGGGCACCGGCCGATGA
- a CDS encoding S9 family peptidase — translation MSDTQNDASVPEREKEPPQWEQRFRAARVSLPDWAEDAPDRALFVSNATGTYELYAWDRATGKQRQVTDRPNGTTDGVLTPDGEDVWWFADTDGDEFGVWMRQPFAGGTDEVAAPGLEASYPAGLAIGRDGTAVVGRSTDEDGTTVHLVRPGAEPVVIYRHRESAGVGDLSHDGALIALEHTEHGDAMHSALRVVRPDGSTVAELDDTEGGTKELGLAVLGFAPVAGDTRLLVGHQRRGRWEPMIWDPVAGTQTDLPIDLPGDVGAEWYPDGSALLIEHSFEARSELWRHEPGAEGAVRVETPAGTVSGATARPDGTVEYLWSSAEQPPAVRSTTGSVVLDPPGAKAPASVPVRDAWVDGPGGRIHALVQTPAAGDGPFPTVFEIHGGPTWHDSDAFASGPAAWVDHGFAVVRVNYRGSTGYGRAWTDALKHRVGLIELEDIAAVRAWAVESGLADPERLVLAGGSWGGYLTLLGLGTQPDVWALGLAAVPVADYVTAYHDEMEALKAMDRTLLGGTPEEVPERFEASSPLTYVDAVRAPVYISAGVNDPRCPIRQVENYVDRLSARGAVHEVYRYDAGHGSLVVEERIKQVRLELDFTLRHLGAAAADRAGEDGGPKA, via the coding sequence ATGAGCGACACACAGAACGACGCGTCCGTGCCCGAACGCGAGAAGGAACCGCCGCAGTGGGAGCAGCGCTTCCGCGCTGCCCGGGTCTCCCTGCCCGACTGGGCCGAGGACGCCCCCGACCGCGCGCTCTTCGTGTCGAACGCCACCGGCACGTACGAGCTGTACGCGTGGGACCGGGCGACCGGGAAGCAGCGGCAGGTCACCGACCGGCCCAACGGGACGACGGACGGCGTGCTGACGCCGGACGGCGAGGACGTCTGGTGGTTCGCCGACACGGACGGCGACGAATTCGGCGTGTGGATGCGCCAGCCCTTCGCCGGCGGCACGGACGAGGTGGCGGCGCCCGGTCTCGAAGCCTCCTACCCGGCCGGGCTGGCGATCGGGCGGGACGGGACGGCGGTCGTCGGCCGCTCGACCGACGAGGACGGCACGACCGTGCACCTGGTGCGCCCAGGTGCGGAGCCCGTCGTGATCTACCGGCACCGGGAGTCCGCAGGCGTCGGCGATCTCTCCCACGACGGGGCCCTGATCGCCCTGGAGCACACGGAACACGGCGATGCGATGCACTCCGCGTTGCGGGTGGTGCGCCCAGACGGTTCGACGGTCGCCGAACTGGACGACACCGAGGGCGGTACGAAGGAACTGGGCCTGGCCGTACTGGGCTTCGCCCCGGTGGCCGGTGACACCCGGCTGCTGGTCGGACACCAGCGGCGCGGGCGCTGGGAGCCGATGATCTGGGACCCGGTCGCAGGGACGCAGACCGACCTGCCGATCGATCTGCCGGGTGACGTGGGTGCGGAATGGTATCCGGACGGCTCGGCCCTGCTGATCGAGCACAGCTTCGAGGCGCGCAGCGAGCTGTGGCGCCATGAGCCGGGGGCCGAGGGCGCGGTCCGGGTGGAGACGCCCGCGGGCACGGTGTCGGGCGCCACGGCACGGCCGGACGGCACGGTGGAGTACCTCTGGTCGTCGGCCGAACAGCCGCCTGCCGTGCGTTCCACGACGGGCTCGGTCGTCCTCGACCCGCCCGGGGCGAAGGCACCCGCGTCGGTGCCCGTGCGGGACGCCTGGGTCGACGGCCCCGGAGGCCGCATCCACGCCCTGGTCCAGACCCCGGCCGCCGGTGACGGGCCGTTCCCCACGGTCTTCGAGATACACGGAGGCCCGACCTGGCACGACAGCGACGCCTTCGCCTCGGGTCCCGCCGCATGGGTGGACCACGGCTTCGCCGTCGTGCGGGTCAACTACCGCGGCTCGACCGGGTACGGCCGCGCCTGGACGGATGCCCTCAAGCACCGGGTCGGGCTGATCGAGCTCGAGGACATCGCGGCGGTCCGGGCGTGGGCGGTGGAGTCGGGTCTCGCGGACCCCGAGCGGCTGGTCCTGGCCGGTGGTTCGTGGGGCGGCTATCTGACCCTGCTCGGCCTCGGCACGCAGCCGGACGTCTGGGCACTCGGACTGGCCGCGGTTCCGGTCGCCGACTACGTCACCGCGTATCACGACGAGATGGAGGCTCTGAAGGCGATGGACCGCACCCTTCTGGGCGGCACCCCGGAGGAGGTACCGGAACGCTTCGAGGCCTCGTCCCCCCTGACCTACGTCGACGCGGTGCGCGCGCCCGTCTATATCTCGGCCGGCGTCAACGACCCGCGCTGCCCGATCCGGCAGGTGGAGAACTACGTCGACCGACTCTCGGCCCGCGGCGCCGTCCACGAGGTGTATCGCTACGACGCGGGCCACGGCTCGCTCGTCGTGGAGGAACGCATCAAACAGGTCCGGCTGGAGCTGGACTTCACGCTGCGGCACCTGGGAGCAGCGGCGGCCGACCGTGCCGGGGAGGACGGGGGGCCGAAGGCGTAG
- a CDS encoding SigE family RNA polymerase sigma factor — protein MPVIAPMPAARSARLPSQREGAEETVAAGTTVDHLTETYRAHYRSLLGLAALLLDDTASCEDVVQEAFIRVHSARNRVREPEKTLAYLRQTVVNLSRSALRRRILGLKLLSKPMPDMASAEEGAYDQLERDALIKAMKGLQRRQREVLVLRYFSDMTEAQVAETLGISLGSVKAYGSRGIAALRLVMEAQA, from the coding sequence ATGCCGGTGATTGCGCCCATGCCCGCTGCGCGCTCCGCCCGGCTGCCCTCGCAGCGCGAGGGCGCTGAGGAGACCGTGGCGGCAGGAACGACGGTCGATCATCTGACCGAGACCTATCGCGCCCACTACCGTTCGCTGCTGGGCCTGGCCGCCCTCCTGCTGGACGACACGGCGTCCTGCGAGGACGTGGTGCAGGAGGCGTTCATCCGGGTGCACTCGGCGCGCAACCGTGTGCGCGAACCGGAGAAGACGCTCGCGTACCTCCGTCAGACCGTGGTCAACCTCTCCCGCTCCGCGCTGCGTCGGCGCATCCTCGGGCTGAAGCTGCTCTCCAAGCCGATGCCCGACATGGCGAGCGCGGAGGAGGGCGCCTACGACCAGTTGGAGCGGGACGCGCTGATCAAGGCGATGAAGGGGCTGCAGCGCCGTCAGCGCGAGGTGCTGGTGCTGCGCTACTTCTCGGACATGACGGAGGCGCAGGTCGCCGAGACGCTGGGCATATCGCTCGGCTCGGTGAAGGCGTACGGCTCCCGGGGTATCGCGGCACTGCGCCTGGTGATGGAGGCGCAGGCATGA